A single genomic interval of Bacteroidota bacterium harbors:
- the rsfS gene encoding ribosome silencing factor produces MISKVNEQDLEILKKSIIKGMLDKKASNITSIDLRKGNNSLADLFIVCHGTSNRQVEAIAENVEEEVFKTTGEKVKHKEGYTNKEWILLDYFDIIVHVFSEEKREFFALEKLWGDGEIEVHASENIII; encoded by the coding sequence ATGATTAGTAAAGTAAATGAACAGGATTTAGAAATTCTAAAAAAATCGATAATAAAGGGTATGCTTGACAAGAAGGCAAGTAATATTACAAGCATTGACCTGCGAAAAGGAAACAACAGTTTAGCCGATCTGTTTATTGTTTGCCACGGTACATCAAATCGACAAGTGGAAGCCATAGCAGAAAACGTTGAAGAAGAAGTATTCAAAACTACTGGTGAGAAAGTAAAGCATAAAGAAGGCTATACAAATAAGGAATGGATATTGCTCGACTATTTCGACATTATTGTACACGTTTTCAGCGAAGAAAAGAGAGAATTTTTTGCCCTTGAAAAATTATGGGGTGATGGCGAAATTGAAGTTCATGCATCTGAGAATATTATCATATAA
- the fbp gene encoding class 1 fructose-bisphosphatase, whose protein sequence is MLREVKTLNQFIVERQSDFEYAKGELSSLLSDIATAVKIINREVNKAGLVNILGSANEINVQGEEVKKLDVYANEMLIIALSSGEDCCVIASEENEDIVEVPTQNNVQPAKYVVVFDPLDGSSNIDVNASIGTIFGIYRRVSDGEGSGKQEDCLQKGRNIVAAGYVIYGSSTMLVYTTGNGVNGFTLDPSIGEFCLSHPKITLPEKGNIYSLNEANFSDFSEGLKKYINYLKSDATDEMGKFSARYIGTLVADIHRNLLKGGIFIYPGSVKAPEGKLRLIYENNPMAFLIEQANGKATDGQGINILDIQPNDLHQRTPLFIGNTELVDLAEEFIKRYG, encoded by the coding sequence ATGCTTCGAGAGGTTAAAACACTAAATCAGTTTATCGTAGAACGTCAGTCAGACTTCGAATATGCAAAAGGTGAGCTTTCAAGCTTGCTGAGTGATATCGCAACAGCCGTTAAGATTATTAATAGAGAGGTAAATAAAGCAGGCCTTGTAAATATACTTGGTTCAGCAAATGAAATTAATGTTCAGGGCGAAGAAGTGAAAAAGCTGGATGTGTATGCCAACGAAATGCTTATTATTGCTTTAAGCTCTGGAGAAGATTGCTGTGTAATTGCATCTGAGGAGAACGAGGATATAGTCGAAGTTCCTACACAGAATAATGTCCAACCTGCTAAATATGTTGTTGTTTTCGATCCATTAGATGGTTCGTCAAATATTGATGTGAATGCTTCTATTGGAACCATTTTCGGTATTTACAGAAGAGTATCAGATGGTGAGGGAAGTGGTAAACAAGAAGATTGTTTGCAAAAAGGCAGAAATATAGTGGCAGCTGGTTATGTAATTTATGGATCATCAACCATGTTGGTTTATACAACCGGAAATGGTGTTAATGGTTTTACCCTTGATCCATCCATTGGAGAGTTCTGTTTGTCTCACCCAAAAATAACATTACCTGAAAAAGGCAATATTTATTCATTAAACGAAGCTAATTTTTCAGACTTCTCGGAAGGATTAAAGAAATACATTAACTATTTAAAAAGTGATGCTACGGATGAAATGGGGAAATTTTCAGCTCGCTATATTGGGACACTCGTTGCTGATATTCACCGTAATTTATTAAAAGGAGGGATATTTATATATCCAGGATCAGTAAAAGCTCCTGAAGGCAAATTGCGATTGATTTATGAAAATAATCCAATGGCTTTTTTAATTGAGCAAGCAAATGGTAAAGCAACTGATGGACAAGGCATCAACATTTTAGACATACAACCAAATGATCTTCATCAGCGAACACCCCTATTTATAGGTAATACAGAATTGGTTGATTTAGCGGAAGAATTTATTAAAAGATACGGTTGA
- a CDS encoding aspartate kinase: MQVFKFGGGIIQDAHAIEKLHLILQQYQNEKIIVVLSAINKTTNSLEKLISEFLHDKKQFYVSLEKIKSFHLEVIQALRYTDDLPIKQEVNSLFDEILKTFVSNEDKDFDFLYDQIVCYGELISSKLISEYLNQKGLENTWFDIREYLKTSNLFRNAAIIETLSRENVVDFVASSEANLMITQGFIGSTIDGFSTTLGREGSDYTAALLGNYTKSEQVVVWKDVKGVYNADPKNYPHALLIPELTYQDALELTQLGAKVLHHNSITPLQSLNIPLEVRQFDLAAEKGSIIHDSAEPIAHIPIIIHRFHKYLLKIQSKTNEELSDPEKEQISDCIRDNHMVLNFQATIDQAQYLCLNNFPELILKVMVQLSKYYHIEVFDQVCMVKVKNAQSDIIEQLTQGKDLLISDLQDNIQYIFYL, translated from the coding sequence ATGCAAGTATTTAAATTTGGGGGAGGAATAATTCAGGATGCACATGCAATTGAGAAATTACATTTAATCCTGCAGCAGTATCAAAATGAGAAAATAATAGTTGTTTTATCTGCAATCAATAAAACAACGAATAGCTTAGAAAAGCTGATAAGTGAGTTTTTGCATGACAAAAAGCAGTTTTATGTTTCTTTGGAAAAAATAAAAAGTTTTCATTTAGAAGTGATTCAAGCACTGCGGTATACTGACGACCTTCCTATTAAACAAGAGGTCAACAGTTTGTTTGATGAAATATTGAAAACATTTGTATCGAATGAAGATAAAGATTTTGATTTTTTATACGATCAAATTGTGTGCTATGGTGAATTGATTTCCAGTAAGTTAATAAGCGAATATTTGAACCAAAAAGGTTTGGAAAACACCTGGTTTGATATCAGAGAATATTTAAAAACTTCGAACTTATTCAGAAATGCAGCAATTATTGAGACGCTTTCAAGAGAAAATGTAGTTGACTTTGTTGCTAGTAGTGAAGCGAATTTAATGATAACCCAAGGTTTCATAGGATCAACAATTGATGGTTTTTCAACTACTCTTGGAAGAGAAGGATCCGATTACACGGCTGCATTATTGGGTAATTATACGAAATCGGAACAAGTGGTTGTGTGGAAAGATGTGAAAGGAGTATACAATGCCGATCCTAAAAACTACCCTCATGCACTATTAATTCCTGAGCTTACTTATCAAGATGCACTCGAGCTTACCCAATTGGGAGCCAAAGTTTTACACCATAATTCAATTACTCCCTTACAATCCTTAAATATACCCTTAGAGGTAAGGCAATTTGATTTAGCTGCAGAAAAGGGAAGTATAATACATGATTCGGCTGAACCAATTGCCCATATTCCTATTATCATTCATCGATTTCATAAATACCTTTTAAAAATACAGTCCAAAACAAATGAAGAATTATCGGATCCGGAAAAAGAGCAGATTTCCGATTGCATTCGTGACAATCATATGGTATTAAATTTTCAAGCCACTATCGATCAAGCTCAATATCTTTGTTTAAATAATTTTCCTGAATTGATATTGAAAGTAATGGTGCAGTTAAGTAAATATTATCATATTGAAGTTTTCGATCAGGTATGTATGGTGAAAGTGAAAAATGCACAATCGGACATTATAGAGCAGTTAACCCAAGGAAAAGATTTGTTAATCAGTGATTTGCAGGATAATATTCAATATATTTTCTATTTGTAA
- a CDS encoding DUF4294 domain-containing protein, with the protein MQRILFISIFLILSSVVKGQEFKILPAIISNGDTCAYIQLPEFHVSARMSSKMRRWYKRNSRLVRNMRVVMPYAKLASARLLAIDRSLMGIQDEKLRKQFYKEQEQQLISEFENDIRKMTFSQGKLLIKLIDRETGKTSYTIIHDYRSGLTAAFWQGLARVFGYNLKESYNPAKEIEIETAIRLLGYE; encoded by the coding sequence ATGCAAAGAATTCTTTTCATAAGCATATTTCTAATTTTAAGTTCAGTCGTAAAAGGGCAAGAATTTAAAATACTTCCCGCAATTATTTCCAATGGAGATACATGTGCATACATTCAACTCCCTGAATTTCATGTGAGTGCCCGGATGTCATCTAAAATGAGAAGATGGTATAAACGTAATAGCAGACTTGTTCGAAATATGCGTGTTGTCATGCCTTATGCAAAACTAGCCAGTGCACGTTTATTGGCTATTGACAGATCTTTAATGGGCATTCAGGATGAGAAATTAAGAAAACAATTTTACAAAGAACAAGAGCAACAACTGATTAGCGAATTTGAAAATGATATTCGAAAAATGACTTTTTCTCAAGGGAAACTCCTCATTAAACTTATTGACAGAGAAACAGGAAAAACATCTTATACCATAATTCATGATTACCGAAGCGGCCTAACTGCTGCATTTTGGCAGGGATTAGCCAGAGTTTTTGGTTATAATTTGAAGGAAAGTTATAATCCAGCCAAAGAAATAGAAATCGAAACAGCCATTCGATTATTAGGTTACGAATAG
- a CDS encoding TonB-dependent receptor, with translation MKTKLKLIATINITAMMHMKTTKPISKIVLLIGLLIPFLSVAQDSNSIFTGSQEIVRDYIPKFRDAIKLDVIPVNEKVEINKPEITYRVTSSLFPVERELIEKLPAMRLVRPKRVKLNHYYLKGGFGNYNNIIVEGVFNTTKLRDRSLSIHALHNSGKATVKQSNVSEQLFEIDGHKDFRKNTLSGKVFVENNRHHQYGFDPLENVDFDTLNAEQIRQNFLDAGFHLNLTNELTKRSKIRYWTNVSFYNFRDYERLNESAISFNGKIEQYFKENPIRFEATVNQYFISSNPSLSRTYFDVNANYMFIRDNFVAEIGFDAPTEIDSIGSQTHFYPILKIEGRLASNFLYGFAGIKGGLQENTYKSLAYENPFIASNFTLKNTNNKLELFAGLKGSVHEKFRYNTSFSHQTIENLLMFINDSTHSERFLTLYDSSAVNLIKLHAEIELNVINNLQLFAAVNYYQYNKANSSFVAWHMPDVDFKFSAKYHIQHKVYFNIDYFLIGQRSTVDWNTLSVPPFGPNILLKPINDINVGITYKFSDKFGLFFQFNNILNNKYSYWNNYNLRGFHFLAGAKLNL, from the coding sequence ATGAAAACGAAATTGAAATTGATAGCGACAATTAATATTACAGCCATGATGCACATGAAAACAACTAAACCGATATCGAAGATAGTTTTACTGATTGGACTTCTTATTCCATTCTTATCTGTAGCTCAGGATAGTAACTCTATTTTTACAGGCTCACAAGAGATAGTGAGAGATTATATTCCAAAATTCAGGGATGCTATTAAATTAGATGTTATACCCGTTAACGAAAAGGTTGAAATTAATAAACCAGAAATAACTTATCGGGTAACATCATCCTTGTTTCCTGTGGAAAGAGAACTGATAGAAAAACTACCTGCTATGCGATTAGTAAGGCCAAAACGAGTTAAATTAAACCATTATTACCTGAAAGGCGGATTTGGCAATTACAATAATATAATTGTAGAAGGTGTATTTAATACAACCAAATTGCGAGACAGATCTTTAAGTATTCATGCACTACATAATTCCGGAAAAGCGACAGTAAAACAATCCAATGTATCAGAGCAATTATTCGAAATTGATGGACATAAGGATTTTAGAAAAAACACGCTTTCGGGAAAAGTGTTTGTTGAAAACAATCGACACCATCAATATGGTTTTGATCCACTTGAAAATGTAGATTTCGACACATTAAATGCTGAACAAATAAGGCAGAACTTTTTAGATGCTGGCTTCCATTTGAATCTGACCAATGAACTAACTAAACGCAGTAAAATCCGATATTGGACCAATGTCTCATTTTATAACTTCCGCGATTACGAACGATTAAATGAAAGCGCAATATCATTTAATGGAAAAATCGAACAGTATTTCAAAGAAAATCCCATTCGATTTGAAGCAACTGTTAATCAATATTTTATTAGCTCAAATCCCAGCTTGTCGCGAACCTATTTTGATGTAAACGCAAACTACATGTTTATCCGTGACAATTTTGTCGCTGAAATAGGTTTTGATGCACCAACTGAAATAGACAGTATTGGATCTCAAACACACTTCTATCCTATTCTGAAAATTGAAGGACGATTAGCAAGCAATTTCCTTTATGGTTTTGCCGGAATCAAAGGAGGCCTACAAGAAAATACCTATAAAAGTCTGGCTTATGAAAATCCGTTTATAGCCTCCAATTTTACTTTGAAAAACACGAATAATAAGCTTGAACTATTTGCGGGTTTAAAGGGTAGTGTGCATGAAAAATTCAGGTATAATACAAGTTTCTCTCATCAAACCATCGAAAACTTGTTGATGTTTATTAATGACTCAACTCATTCCGAACGATTTTTAACACTCTATGATTCGTCTGCAGTCAATCTTATAAAATTACATGCTGAGATAGAATTAAATGTCATTAACAATTTACAATTATTTGCTGCAGTTAATTACTACCAATATAATAAAGCAAATAGCAGTTTTGTAGCTTGGCATATGCCTGATGTGGATTTTAAATTCTCAGCAAAATATCATATTCAACATAAAGTGTATTTTAACATCGATTATTTCTTAATTGGACAAAGAAGTACCGTGGATTGGAATACACTAAGTGTTCCTCCTTTTGGACCTAATATTTTATTGAAGCCAATCAACGATATCAATGTTGGTATTACCTATAAATTCTCAGATAAATTTGGCTTGTTCTTTCAGTTCAACAATATTTTAAACAATAAATACAGCTATTGGAACAATTATAATCTGAGAGGTTTTCATTTCTTAGCAGGTGCAAAATTGAATTTATAA
- a CDS encoding tetratricopeptide repeat protein, which yields MTKALRKFIISCLIAVLFFPALHAQQTLIDTDPLEIYNNAFELYTQKKFNAAIVQFKNYLNHGDDYLLKARSQYYIAMSAKELNMTNTEELFLDYLEKYPEQNKDFTVFFELGKFYFYKKKYENSLEYLVKLENPRQLGKDDLFEYYYMLGYCYFRDDNLNKALSAFNKIDNAPNAYRHIALYYIGYIHYQNGKYDKSLEKFLAIQDDNNFKKIVPAYITHIFLSLNKFDNAIAFGEDALKMSNVERATDIKSYMAEAYFQQKEYAKAIIYYDELKNSNHKFTESDHYSYGYCLFKNTEFSKAIKEFTFINIEETKFGQNISYLLATAYLATEDMYKARNMYSFVAKLNFDKKIQEIAALNYAKLSYELGFDREAITALKAFIKDYPSSSYQDDAKTLMSQILENTTNYKEAIAIIESLSNRNEALGKSYQKLTYYYGLAFFQNKNYDKAKVNLVKSIRTDKDKKIKALAYFWLGESYFQLKEYDFAQREYKNFLWISESRKTPYYSIAYYNIAYTYFKQEKFNDARVNFDKYVSLESTSNNSNRYNDAIIRTADCYMAQTNYADAINYYNKTINNRKQEVDYAMFQKATILGLQNKDDEKLATLKDLSVRFKDSPYLDDALFEIGNMLFMSGKFAQSQNKFNYLIQEFPRSPYYTSALLKIGQANYNLNNIDNALDQFKAIINQYPYSEEAKEAFNALREILIDQGKGDEVLPYAPKTSLTKSFKDSTIYHSAFSFVKKNEHANAIKQLENYLLQYPDGYFVVNANYYLAYSANAEGRKDLALEHYEAVNDMSPNEFVEKALKGAAIIFYSNTNYEKALMRFRQLEEIAVIRENVLLSALGQMRCHYKLLEFQQCIDMADKVLNLAYASIDHKIEAHYYSGKSNLELSQLDKAMASFTQVYSNNSGNIGAESKYLTAYIFYLKEDYDEALNTVLALKDDFSNNDYYVAKGFILLADVFVKMGDFFQAKSTLQSIIDNFPDEGINKLASNKLAEIIRLEKSLEQTNPDEDENEIEIDSDN from the coding sequence ATGACTAAAGCATTACGTAAGTTTATTATTTCATGTTTGATTGCCGTATTATTTTTCCCGGCCCTTCATGCACAGCAAACATTAATAGATACAGATCCATTAGAAATTTACAACAATGCATTTGAATTATATACCCAAAAGAAATTCAATGCGGCAATTGTTCAGTTTAAAAACTATTTAAACCATGGTGATGATTATCTGTTAAAAGCGCGATCGCAATACTACATTGCTATGAGCGCCAAGGAGTTGAACATGACCAATACCGAAGAGCTTTTTCTGGATTATCTTGAAAAATATCCTGAACAAAACAAGGATTTCACGGTTTTCTTTGAATTGGGAAAGTTTTATTTTTACAAAAAGAAATATGAAAATTCACTTGAATATCTTGTCAAACTTGAAAATCCAAGGCAACTAGGCAAGGATGATTTATTTGAATATTACTACATGCTTGGCTATTGTTATTTCAGGGATGATAACTTAAACAAAGCCTTATCCGCTTTTAATAAAATTGATAATGCACCAAATGCTTATCGCCATATTGCACTTTACTACATTGGCTATATTCATTATCAAAATGGAAAATATGATAAATCATTGGAGAAGTTTTTAGCTATTCAGGACGATAATAATTTCAAAAAAATAGTCCCAGCCTATATCACTCATATTTTTCTGAGTTTGAACAAGTTTGATAACGCAATCGCATTTGGAGAAGACGCACTTAAAATGTCAAATGTTGAACGTGCAACAGATATTAAGTCATATATGGCAGAGGCTTATTTCCAGCAAAAAGAATATGCAAAGGCAATTATATATTATGATGAACTCAAGAATTCAAATCATAAATTCACTGAAAGCGATCATTATAGTTATGGATATTGTCTTTTTAAAAACACGGAATTTTCCAAAGCCATTAAAGAGTTTACGTTCATTAATATCGAGGAAACTAAATTTGGTCAAAACATTTCCTATTTATTGGCAACAGCCTATTTGGCAACAGAAGACATGTATAAAGCTCGAAATATGTACAGTTTTGTTGCTAAACTTAATTTCGACAAAAAAATACAGGAAATTGCTGCTCTCAATTATGCTAAATTATCCTATGAATTGGGCTTTGATAGGGAAGCCATTACCGCTTTAAAAGCTTTTATCAAGGATTATCCCTCATCATCCTATCAAGATGATGCAAAAACATTAATGAGTCAAATCCTTGAAAACACAACCAACTATAAAGAAGCTATTGCCATTATTGAAAGCCTTTCCAACCGAAATGAAGCCTTAGGCAAATCCTATCAAAAACTAACCTATTATTATGGACTGGCTTTTTTCCAAAATAAAAACTATGACAAAGCAAAAGTCAATTTAGTAAAATCAATACGCACTGATAAAGACAAAAAGATTAAAGCATTGGCTTATTTCTGGTTAGGAGAAAGTTATTTCCAACTCAAGGAATATGATTTTGCACAAAGAGAGTATAAGAATTTTTTATGGATCAGTGAATCAAGAAAAACTCCTTATTACAGTATTGCTTATTACAATATTGCTTATACTTATTTCAAGCAAGAAAAATTTAATGATGCTCGTGTAAATTTCGACAAATATGTTAGTCTGGAATCGACAAGTAATAATTCGAATCGATATAATGATGCTATTATTCGAACAGCAGACTGCTATATGGCTCAAACCAACTATGCTGATGCCATAAACTATTATAATAAAACAATCAACAACCGCAAGCAGGAAGTTGATTATGCCATGTTCCAAAAAGCTACCATATTGGGCCTTCAAAACAAAGATGATGAAAAACTGGCCACATTAAAAGACCTGAGTGTTCGATTCAAAGACTCACCTTATTTAGATGATGCTTTATTTGAAATTGGCAATATGCTTTTTATGAGTGGCAAGTTTGCACAGTCTCAAAACAAATTCAATTACTTGATACAGGAATTTCCAAGAAGTCCATATTATACATCTGCCTTACTTAAAATAGGGCAAGCCAACTATAATTTGAATAATATCGATAATGCCCTGGATCAATTTAAAGCGATTATCAATCAATATCCATACTCAGAAGAAGCCAAAGAAGCTTTTAATGCTTTACGAGAAATTCTGATTGATCAGGGAAAAGGTGATGAAGTACTTCCATATGCACCTAAAACGAGTCTTACAAAATCATTTAAAGACTCTACTATTTACCATTCGGCATTCAGCTTTGTTAAGAAGAATGAACATGCAAATGCAATAAAACAATTGGAAAACTATTTACTTCAGTATCCTGATGGCTATTTTGTGGTGAATGCCAACTATTACCTTGCTTATTCTGCAAATGCTGAAGGTCGTAAAGATTTAGCGCTTGAACATTACGAAGCTGTTAACGATATGAGTCCGAATGAATTTGTTGAAAAAGCATTAAAAGGAGCAGCAATCATCTTCTATTCCAATACAAATTATGAAAAAGCCTTGATGCGATTCAGACAATTAGAGGAAATTGCTGTTATCCGGGAAAATGTACTTTTATCTGCATTGGGACAAATGAGATGTCATTATAAATTACTGGAATTTCAACAATGTATCGACATGGCTGACAAAGTCCTCAATTTAGCCTATGCCAGCATTGATCACAAAATAGAAGCCCATTATTATTCCGGCAAATCAAATTTGGAGCTGTCGCAATTGGATAAGGCCATGGCTTCCTTTACTCAAGTATATAGCAATAACAGTGGAAATATTGGTGCTGAATCAAAATATCTAACGGCTTATATTTTTTATTTAAAAGAAGATTACGATGAAGCTTTAAATACAGTACTAGCGCTGAAAGATGATTTTTCAAATAATGACTATTATGTTGCTAAAGGTTTTATTTTGCTGGCCGATGTTTTTGTAAAAATGGGTGATTTCTTTCAGGCAAAATCTACTTTGCAAAGTATCATTGACAATTTCCCAGATGAGGGAATAAACAAATTGGCCTCAAACAAACTTGCCGAAATAATTCGGCTGGAAAAAAGTCTGGAACAAACAAATCCTGATGAAGATGAAAACGAAATTGAAATTGATAGCGACAATTAA
- the rfbD gene encoding dTDP-4-dehydrorhamnose reductase — MSLILVTGSDGQLGRSIKVIANQYPNFDFIFTDVGQLDITNQDQINQFFHDKRPSYLINCAAYTAVDKAETEIELAKQLNVEACRMLANACKEYETTLIHISTDFVFDGQKNQPYIEEDATEPVSAYGKSKLAGEKTIVDKLDDFVIFRTAWLYSEYGHNFVKTIMNKGAELGKLKVVYDQIGTPTYALDLAKAICDVISTPCFSRGIFHFTNEGVISWYDFAKAIVEIADIECEIQPIPSVEFPTPAVRPKYSVLDKTSLKSTYSMQIPYWRDSLKKCINNLKNIK; from the coding sequence ATGTCATTAATTTTAGTAACTGGTTCAGATGGACAGTTGGGTAGATCCATCAAAGTAATTGCAAATCAATATCCGAATTTTGACTTTATTTTTACGGATGTAGGTCAACTTGATATCACCAATCAGGATCAAATAAACCAGTTCTTTCATGATAAACGACCAAGTTACCTGATAAATTGTGCAGCATATACTGCTGTCGACAAAGCCGAGACAGAAATAGAGTTGGCCAAGCAACTGAATGTGGAGGCTTGCAGGATGTTGGCGAACGCTTGTAAGGAGTATGAAACAACCTTGATTCATATATCAACTGATTTCGTTTTTGATGGACAAAAGAATCAGCCTTATATCGAAGAAGATGCCACCGAGCCGGTTTCAGCCTATGGGAAATCAAAATTAGCAGGAGAAAAGACCATTGTTGATAAGTTAGATGATTTTGTCATCTTTCGTACGGCCTGGCTTTATTCAGAATATGGACATAATTTTGTTAAAACGATTATGAATAAAGGAGCTGAGTTAGGCAAACTGAAAGTTGTTTACGATCAGATTGGAACACCTACTTATGCACTTGATTTAGCCAAAGCAATTTGTGATGTTATAAGTACCCCTTGTTTTAGCAGGGGAATATTTCATTTCACAAATGAAGGAGTGATATCGTGGTATGATTTTGCCAAAGCGATTGTAGAAATAGCTGACATAGAATGTGAAATTCAACCGATACCTTCAGTAGAGTTTCCAACGCCAGCGGTCAGGCCGAAATATAGTGTATTAGACAAAACAAGTCTAAAGAGCACCTATTCAATGCAAATCCCTTATTGGCGAGATAGTTTGAAAAAATGTATTAATAATCTTAAGAATATTAAATAA
- a CDS encoding phospho-sugar mutase, with protein MSAIDKQIMDQVDIWLSGSYDDETKQSIRQQLTTNPNEIIDSFYKNLEFGTGGMRGKMGPGTNRMNVYTVGMATQGLANYLLKMFPNQEIAVAIAYDCRINNHLFADTTANVLSGNGIKVYLFDGMRPTPELSYAVRHLGCQSGIVITASHNPKDYNGYKVYWDDGAQLVNPHDQNVIDEVLAINSINEVKSEGNADLIYSIGKDIDVAYLAEVAAQALNPNVEGKEKVKIVFTPLHGTGGVLTPQFLIDLGYTNTVVVEEQMVPDGNFPTAKSPNPEEPAALEMAIKKAKEVDADIVMANDPDADRIGIAVKDSNGAYVLLNGNQTGAILVKYMLESLKKQNKLRGNEITVKTIVTSELLKEISDSYDVKQYDVLTGFKWIADIVRKQEGQENFIVGLEESFGYMIGDFVRDKDSVSAALIIAEMAAVSALEGKSLFDKLMDVYLEYGFYKEGLVNIVKEGKSGAEEIVAMMNNFRKNPPKVIAGSKVSIIKDYEALIEKNLLNGMDKQIDLPQSNVLQYITEDGSKISVRPSGTEPKIKFYVSVKENLDHKKDYDKVNKLLDDKIKNVLKDLGL; from the coding sequence ATGAGTGCAATCGATAAACAAATAATGGATCAGGTTGATATCTGGTTAAGTGGTAGTTATGATGATGAAACCAAACAAAGCATTCGCCAACAATTAACAACTAATCCAAATGAAATAATAGATTCATTCTACAAAAATCTTGAATTTGGAACAGGAGGGATGCGTGGAAAAATGGGCCCCGGAACCAACCGAATGAATGTGTATACAGTAGGGATGGCAACACAGGGTTTAGCCAATTATTTGTTAAAAATGTTTCCAAATCAGGAAATTGCCGTTGCTATTGCATATGATTGCAGGATTAACAATCATTTGTTTGCTGATACAACAGCTAATGTTTTATCTGGTAACGGAATCAAAGTATATTTATTTGATGGTATGCGACCAACTCCTGAATTGTCATATGCGGTCAGACATTTAGGCTGTCAGAGTGGTATTGTTATAACAGCTTCTCACAATCCAAAAGACTATAATGGTTATAAAGTTTACTGGGATGATGGAGCTCAATTGGTAAATCCTCATGATCAAAATGTGATTGACGAGGTACTTGCCATCAATAGTATAAATGAGGTTAAATCAGAAGGAAATGCAGATTTAATCTATTCTATTGGAAAGGATATAGATGTAGCTTATTTGGCTGAAGTTGCTGCCCAGGCTTTAAATCCAAATGTAGAAGGAAAAGAAAAGGTGAAAATTGTTTTCACTCCACTGCATGGAACTGGAGGCGTTTTAACACCACAGTTTTTAATTGACTTAGGTTATACAAATACGGTAGTTGTTGAAGAACAGATGGTTCCTGATGGAAATTTCCCAACTGCAAAATCTCCAAATCCCGAAGAACCAGCTGCCTTGGAAATGGCTATAAAGAAGGCCAAAGAAGTGGATGCAGATATTGTTATGGCCAATGATCCGGATGCCGACAGGATTGGTATTGCTGTTAAGGATAGCAATGGAGCTTATGTTTTACTAAATGGAAATCAAACAGGAGCCATATTGGTCAAATACATGCTGGAAAGTCTAAAAAAACAAAATAAGCTAAGGGGTAATGAAATCACTGTAAAAACAATTGTTACTTCCGAGTTATTGAAAGAAATTTCAGATAGCTATGACGTTAAACAATATGATGTATTAACTGGTTTTAAGTGGATAGCTGATATTGTTAGAAAGCAGGAAGGCCAAGAAAACTTTATTGTTGGATTGGAAGAAAGCTTTGGTTACATGATAGGTGACTTTGTTCGCGATAAAGATTCTGTTTCTGCTGCTTTAATAATCGCTGAAATGGCTGCTGTATCTGCATTAGAAGGGAAAAGTTTGTTTGATAAATTGATGGATGTTTATTTGGAATATGGCTTCTACAAAGAAGGATTGGTGAATATTGTGAAAGAAGGAAAATCGGGTGCCGAAGAAATAGTAGCCATGATGAATAATTTTAGAAAAAATCCTCCCAAAGTAATCGCAGGATCAAAAGTTAGTATTATCAAAGACTATGAGGCATTGATTGAGAAAAATCTATTGAATGGAATGGACAAACAAATTGATTTGCCTCAAAGTAATGTTCTTCAATACATAACTGAAGATGGAAGCAAAATTTCTGTTCGTCCATCAGGTACCGAACCTAAGATTAAGTTTTATGTGAGTGTTAAAGAAAACTTAGATCACAAAAAAGATTATGATAAGGTGAATAAGCTGCTTGATGATAAAATCAAAAATGTTTTGAAGGATTTGGGACTATAA